A stretch of the Candidatus Paceibacterota bacterium genome encodes the following:
- a CDS encoding ABC transporter permease subunit codes for MSDHSANTKNRHMQHSHHHMRISYPKSWFQRLYSIILVPLSILVGVLALYVYVIGFPGRPISAADVNTALLALSFTFIRLFIAYILALIVSMPLSILITKNKIVERIFLPLFDIIQSIPVLAFFPVIILVFVHSHFLNGAAIFIFFLSMVWNLVFSVVGGLRVIPNDIKQAAQVFHIKGWQNARQITLPSIVPYIVTGSLLAWAQGWNIIIVGEVLHTYIQGGTTDQDLFGIGSILVHTSASGQQEIFLLAIVVMIIFIGLLNLVVWQRLLQYSEKFKFE; via the coding sequence ATGTCAGACCATAGTGCCAATACCAAAAACCGTCACATGCAGCATTCTCATCACCATATGAGGATTAGCTACCCAAAATCCTGGTTTCAACGCCTCTACTCTATTATCCTGGTACCTTTAAGTATTCTAGTGGGTGTTTTGGCTCTCTACGTCTACGTTATTGGTTTTCCAGGCCGACCTATTTCGGCCGCCGATGTCAACACTGCCCTTCTCGCCCTGTCTTTTACTTTTATCCGACTTTTTATTGCTTATATTTTGGCGCTTATCGTCTCCATGCCTTTGTCTATCCTTATCACCAAAAATAAAATAGTCGAAAGAATTTTTTTACCTCTTTTTGATATTATTCAATCCATACCGGTATTAGCTTTTTTTCCAGTCATTATTTTAGTTTTTGTTCATTCACATTTTTTAAACGGAGCGGCTATCTTTATTTTTTTCTTGAGCATGGTGTGGAACCTGGTTTTTAGCGTCGTTGGAGGGCTGCGGGTCATTCCAAACGACATCAAACAAGCGGCCCAAGTTTTTCACATCAAGGGCTGGCAAAACGCTCGCCAGATCACCCTGCCTTCCATTGTCCCCTACATAGTGACTGGCTCACTCCTAGCCTGGGCCCAAGGCTGGAACATCATTATCGTAGGCGAAGTGCTGCATACCTATATCCAAGGGGGTACGACGGACCAAGATCTTTTTGGCATCGGCAGTATTTTGGTCCACACTTCGGCCAGCGGCCAACAAGAAATATTTTTGCTCGCCATCGTGGTG
- a CDS encoding GatB/YqeY domain-containing protein, with translation MSLQSDIKNQIKDAMLSKDSVRLTVLRGLSSAFVNQLVADKRTPQEELSDEDALNVIRRAVKQRKDSIEQFEKGGRPELAEDEKAELAVLEKFLPKMMSKEEIQTIAAAKKAEMGITDPAKMGIFMGALMKELKGKADGADVKEVVELLFR, from the coding sequence ATGTCACTTCAAAGCGATATTAAAAACCAGATCAAGGATGCCATGCTAAGCAAAGACTCCGTCCGCTTGACCGTCCTCCGCGGACTTTCATCTGCTTTTGTCAATCAGCTCGTGGCTGACAAACGGACTCCTCAAGAAGAGCTTTCTGATGAAGATGCCCTAAACGTCATTCGCCGAGCAGTCAAACAACGCAAGGACTCAATAGAACAATTTGAAAAAGGCGGCCGACCTGAGCTGGCCGAAGACGAAAAAGCTGAGCTGGCTGTGCTTGAAAAATTCCTGCCAAAAATGATGAGTAAAGAAGAAATCCAGACTATTGCTGCGGCAAAAAAAGCAGAAATGGGTATCACTGACCCAGCTAAAATGGGCATTTTTATGGGTGCCCTCATGAAAGAGCTCAAGGGAAAGGCGGATGGCGCGGATGTCAAGGAAGTAGTAGAATTACTGTTCAGATAA